ATCCGAACAAACAGATCACCACCGGTGAAGGCGGTGTCGTTGTGACGGACAGCGAGCAAATCTTTTCCCTTGTAAAGAGCATGAGCAATCAAGGAAGGGGAGAAGATGAAAAATGGCTGCATCACGTGAGATTTGGCTACAATTACAGGATCGATGAAATGTCCGCAGCGCTGGGTTGCTCGCAAATGAAGAGAATCGACGAGATATTGGAGAAACGTTCAGAGGCGGCGAACAGATACTCGAGGATGTTGAAAGGCACCTCATGGGTTCAAATTCCAGCTGTCGAGGACTACGTGACCAGGATGAGCTGGTTCGTTTACGTGATCAGGTTGGACGGTCCCAACAGAGATCGTGTCATGAAATACATGGAAAAGAGGGGTGTACAGGTGAGAAATTACTTCCATCCCGTTCATCTTCAACCCTTTTACGAGAAGACGTTTGGAAAAATGAAAGGTCTTTTGCCTGTAACGGAAGAAGAGTCTGGAAAGACACTCGCTCTTCCTTTCTTCACGAGGATATCTCCCGACGAACAAAAATGTGTGGTGGAAACCCTCAGGGAGGCGGTGGAGAAAGTTGGCTAGCTTTCTCCTCAGTGTTCTGTCGGGCATTCTTACTTCTCTGTCGATGCCCGGGTTCCTATCCGGAGCTTTGATCTGGTTTTCCATGGTACCTCTTTTCTTCGCTATGGAGCGGGGGGGAATCTGGAAAAAAGCGTTCCTTTCCTTTTTTTACTTCTTCACACATGTTCTGATCACTTTCTTTTGGGTTCTTCCAACCCTGACGGAAAATCTTCCCCTTGTTTTTGGAAGGTACCCGTCGTGGCTTGGTGTTGTGGTGTTTTTCTTGATGGGCGTCATAGAAGCTGCTCCGTTTTTCGGTTTCGGGTTCTTTTCTCACTTTGCACCACGTGGAACTTTCTTGAGACCGCTATATCTTGCATCCATCTACACGATCTTTGAATACATTCGCGGGATCGGTGAACTGGGGTTCACGGGGGGGAGGATCTCCGATGCTCTGTTCAGGCACCTTGGTCTTATCCAGGTTATCTCCATCACGGGGACGTTGGGGCTTGTTTTTCTGATAGTCTTTCTGAACGCCCTTTTCTACGAGCTGTTAAAGAGAAGAAAAACATCCGTCATTTTCACGGTGATCACTTTCCTGTACATTTTTAACGCCACGATAGTGCATCTTCTTCCGCTTCCGGAGAGCGGAACGTTCGAAATAGTGGCTCTTCAACCCAGCATTTCCCCTTCTTTGAAATACTCCACATCAAGCAGGGAAATGCTGAAGCTTCTTGAAGAGATGTTGAAAGGAAGAGAAGGTCAGGTTGTGATTACCCCCGAGGCGTTCTTCCTGGAAGACGTCAGATACTCGCCCGTTTCGAGCAACTTGAGAGAGATTTCGAAGAAAAACACGATCATCATTGGTTTTCCAGCCGGTGAAAAAAACAGTGTTTTCTTACTGGAGAACGGAACGTTCAAAAGAGTGTACTCGAAGGTGAAACTCTTTCCGTTCGTGGAGACGCTCCCGTATCCGAAAGTCTTTGGAATTTTCAGCTTTTTGAGAGGACTTTCCTATTATGAACCTGGTGAAGAATTTTCTGTCTTCAGCGTAAATGGGAGTCCCACGTTTTCCATCGGGATCTGTTTTGAGAGTTATTTTCCGGAGGTGTCACGCAAATTTGTAAAGAACGGCAGCGAGTTCCTTGTGACCGTAACGAACGACGGCTGGTTTCATTACAGGGTGGCACTGTTGAACCACTTTGTTCAGGGAGTCTTCAGGGCTGTCGAAACGAGAAGACAATTCCTTCAAGTTGCAAACACGGGCATTACTGGATTGATAGATGAGTACGGTAGAATCCTCAGAGTGCTTCCGATGGAAAAAAAGTCTCTGGGACTCTTTCGTGTAAAGCCGAGGAAAGAAGAGACTTTCTACGTGAGATTCGGAGATTGGTTCTTCTACCTCTCGATTCTCCTTGGAGGACTCACCTGGATACTGGCAAAGCTGTGAGGTGATGATTGTGAAGGTCTCGGAGTTCGACTACGAACTTCCATCGGAGCTCATCGCACAGGAGCCGGCAGAACCACGTGACTCCTCACGCCTCATGGTTCTTTACAGAGAAACGAAAAGGATAGTGCACCGGATATTCCGTGAAATAGTGGAATATCTGGAGCCTGGTGACCTTCTTGTTCTGAATGTTTCAAGGGTGATTCCTGCGCGCCTCTACGCGAGAAAGAAAACAGGTGCGCGCATAGAAATACTCCTTCTTGATCGACTGAAAGAAGGTGTCTGGCGATGTCTTGTGAAGCCCGGCCAGAAAGTGAAAAAAGGAACCGAATTGCTGGTGGACGAGGAACTATCAGCAACCTGTCTTGAAAGAGGCGAAGATGGAACAAGAATCCTGGAGTTTCAACCAAAAAACGACAGATTCATTCTCGAAAAAGGAAAACCCCCGCTTCCCCCCTACATAAAGAAGGAAGTTCCACTGGACAGATATCAAACTGTCTACGCGAGAGAAGATGGATCCGTTGCGGCACCGACCGCTGGCCTTCACTTCACACAGGAGTTGATTGAAAGGCTGAAAGAAAAGGGAGTTGAGTTTGCAGAGGTTGTTCTTCACGTTGGAATAGGAACCTTCAGACCTGTGAAGGTAGAAGAAGTGGAAAAACACAGAATGCACGAAGAATACTACCGGGTGCCAAAAGAAACCGTCAAGAAGATTAGGGAAACGAAGAAAAGAGGGAAAAAAGTTGTGGCGGTTGGAACCACGACCGTGAGGACTCTGGAGACGATAGCTCGACTTCCTGAGCAGGAGGAATACGCAGGAAAGACGGATCTTTTCATATACCCACCTTTCGAATTCAGGATGGTCGATGCACTGATCACGAACTTTCATCTTCCTCGCTCAACCCTTCTCATGCTGGTTGCGGCGTTCGCTGGAAAAGACTTCATCATGGAAGCCTACAGGGAAGCGGTGAGAAAGAGATACAGATTCTTCTCTTTCGGCGATGCGATGCTGATTTTGTAGCGATTTGGAAAACACGACTTTCTCTTAAACGGAAGGTATAAAAACCGAAAATATGTGAGCAGTATAATGGAGGTTAGGCGGTTGAGAATCCTCGGTGTTGATCCCGGATATGGAATAGTCGGAATAGGTGTCATCGAGATCTCTGGAAACAGAATATCCCATGTCTTTCATGGGGTGATAGAAACTTCCAAAGATCTTCCCCGTGGGAAGAGATTGAAGCAAATATACGAAGAGTTTGTAAGGATCCTGGACACGTTCTCTCCCGATGAGTGTGCTTTGGAAAAGCTGTTCTTCGTCAAAAACGTTACCACGGCTATAGGTGTTGGAGAAGCGCGTGGGGTGATTTTCCTCGCTCTGGAGGAAAAGAACGTTCCCGTCTTCGAGTACGCCCCGAATGAGGTGAAAATTTCTCTGACGGGGTATGGAAAAGCGAGCAAAAAGCAGATCCAGGAGAACGTAAAGCGCTTTCTTGGACTTTCAAAACTTCCCCAACCCGATGATGCTGCAGATGCCCTTGCCATTGCATGGTGTCACGCCCTTCAGAGCAGAATGAGGAGGGTAACACATGGGAAAGATTGAAAACCTGCGATGGAAAAACATCTCTTTGAAGAGCCTGGAGATTGATCCTGACTCCGGCGTTGTGACCATATCCGTTGAAAACTACTCCGACGAAATAGAAGAGCTCGCTCGGTCTCTGGAAAGAGAAACGAAATTTCGAGTTGTTGTGAACGGACGCCATCGCGGCACGACCTGGGATCTGAAGGAAAAAATCCTTTCCATCCTGAATGGGAATGTTCCCTACATAAAGGATGTTGCCTTTGAGGGAAACAGACTCATATTGAAAGTTCTGGGTGACTTTGCCCGCGAAAGAATTGCTGCAAAACTCAGAAGCATGAAGAAGGGCTTGGATGAGATTCTCCCCACTGGCACACAGATCATGCTGGAAGTCGTTGAACCGTCCGAGGACTTTTTGAAGAAAAATCCCTTACAGACAGAGTCAGCGAAAAATGAGAAGGAACCAGAAGGCGAGGAAGTGAAGGTCGAAAGCAAAAACCATGTGTTCGGGCAGAAACCAAGAAAGATCGTCTTCACTCCTTCGAAAGTGTTTGAGTACAACAAAAAGACCTCTATAAAGGGAAAGGTCTTCAAGATGGAGAAGGTGGACGGCAGAAAAACGGTTCTTCTACTCTACCTCACAGACGGAGAGGACTCTCTTATCTGTAAAGCTTTCAGTGGCATTGAAGAGATAGAAAAGAACGTAGCAATAGGTGATGTCGTCGTCGCAACAGGAGATCTGTTCCAGGAAAACGGAGAGCCCGTTCTCTACGTGAGGGGGTTGACGAAACTCCCTGAAGAGAAAAGAATGGACAACGCTCCTGTGAAGAGGGTGGAACTGCACGCCCACACCAAGTTCAGTGATCTCGATGCAATAATGGATGTTGAAGAGTACATCAATCGTGCAAAGGAATGGGGCTTTCCAGCTGTAGCAATCACAGACCATGGAAACGTTCAGGCGATCCCTTATTTCTACGACGCTGCAAAGAAAGTCGGGATAAAACCCATATTTGGAATAGAGGCCTACCTTGTGAGCGATGTGGAACCTATTTTGAGGAACTTCTCTGGTAGTGCAACATTTGAAGATGTTACCTTCGTCGTTCTCGACTTCGAGACAACCGGTCTTGATCTTCAGGTGGACGAGATCGTCGAGATAGGAGCGGTGAAGATAAAAGAAGGGCGGATCGTCGATGAGTACCATACACTCATAAAACCTTCCAAAGCCCTTTCCGGAAAGAGTTCTGAGATCACGGGTATCACTCAGGAGATGCTTGAAGGAGAAAGAAGCATTGAAGAGATCCTACCAGAGTTTCTTGAGTTCCTAGAGGATTCCATCCTCGTTGCCCACAACGCGAACTTCGACTACAGGTTTTTGAGGCTCTGGATCAAAAAGGTGCTCAAGAAAGATTGGGAAAAACCTTACGTTGACACCCTTGCCCTCGCTAAATCCCTTCTGAGGTTGAAGAGTTACTCTCTTGATTCTGTTGTGAAAAAGCTTGGCCTTGGTCCATTTCGCCATCACAGGGCACTGGACGACGCGAGAGTCACTGCCCAGGTGTTTCTCAGATTCGTGGAGATGATGAAAAAGATCGGTATTACAGAGCTATCTGATATGGAGAAACTGAAAGGTTCTGTGGATTTCACTGCGCAAAAACCCTATCACTGTACGATACTCGTTCAGAACAAAACAGGGCTGAGAAATCTCTACAAACTGGTCTCCGATTCCTACACGAAGTACTTCCACAGCGTTCCAAGAATTCTGAAGAGCGAGTTGATCGAAAAACGAGAAGGATTGATCGTGGGGAGTGCCTGTGTATCTGGAGAACTCGCGCGTGCAGCACTTGAAGGAGCCAGTGATTCCGAGCTCGAAGAAATAGCAAAATTCTACGATTACATAGAGATCATGCCTCTGGACGTTATAGAGGAGGACGAGGAAGATGTTGACAGAGAAAGACTCAAGGAGGTCTACAGGAAACTCCATAGAATCGCCAGAAGGCTGAACAAACCGGTCGTTATGACGGGAGACGTTCACTTTCTGGATCCCGAGGATGCGAAAGGACGTTCTGCACTCCTTGCTCCCCAGAACAGAAACTTCGGAAAACAACCTGCCCTCTATCTCAGAACAACAGACGAGATGTTCGAAAAAGCGATGGAAATATTCGAAGACGAAGAAATAGCAAGAGAAGTGGTTATAGAAAATCCCAACAAGATAGCTGAGATGATAGAAGAGATCCAGCCTCTTGAGAAGCAACTTCATCCACCCGTCATAGAGAATGCCGACGAGATCGTGAGGAATCTCACCATGGAAAGGGCTCATAAACTCTATGGGAACCCGCTTCCTGACATTGTCAAAAAGAGAATAGAGAGGGAGCTCGACGCGATAATAAACCATGGTTACGCCGTTCTGTATCTCATAGCAAAAGAACTCGTTCAGAAATCCTTGAGCGATGGTTACGTTGTTGGATCGAGAGGTTCAGTTGGTTCTTCGCTGGTTGCCCATCTTCTTGGGATCACCGAGGTGAACCCGCTTCCTCCTCATTACCGATGCCCCAAGTGTAAGTACTTTGAGATAGTGGAAAACGACAGGTATGGGGCGGGTTATGACCTTCCAAGCAAGAACTGTCCAAGGTGTGGAACCTCTTTGAAGAAAGACGGACACGATATACCGTTCGAGACGTTCATGGGCTTTGAGGGAGACAAAGTGCCCGACATAGACCTGAATTTCTCCGGAGAATATCAGGAGCGGGCACATCAATTCGTCGAAGAGCTCTTCGGTAAGGACCACGTGTACAGAGCCGGGACGATAAACACCATAGCAGAAAAAAGTGCCGTGGGCTATGTGAAAAGCTACGAAGAAAAGACAGGAAAAAAACTGAGAAGGGCAGAAATGGAAAGACTTGTTTCCATGATCACGGGGGTGAAAAGGACAACCGGGCAACATCCAGGGGGCCTCATGATCATACCGAAAGACAGAGAGGTTTACGACTTCACCCCGATACAGTACCCTGCGAACGACAAAGAAGCGGGCGTGTTCACCACACATTTCGCCTATGAAACGATTCACGATGATCTTGTGAAGATCGATGCACTCGGTCACGATGATCCGACCTTCATCAAGATGCTTCGAGATCTCACTGGAATTGATCCCATGACTGTTCCTATGGATGAC
This region of Thermotoga sp. genomic DNA includes:
- a CDS encoding DegT/DnrJ/EryC1/StrS aminotransferase family protein; this encodes MIPLSRPDITEEDIERVVEVLKSGRLSLGNYTRQFGEVVARYVGAKYGWPVSSGTAALHLILESLNVGEGDLVLVPSFTFIASVNVILMKRAIPVFVDVDRKTLNVSPETLEDAIGRCLKGFKQGDVYIKGVPQFFMAVDVFGHPLDWDGVLEICHRYGIIVMEDSCEALGSEYKGKKIGTFGMAGAFAFYPNKQITTGEGGVVVTDSEQIFSLVKSMSNQGRGEDEKWLHHVRFGYNYRIDEMSAALGCSQMKRIDEILEKRSEAANRYSRMLKGTSWVQIPAVEDYVTRMSWFVYVIRLDGPNRDRVMKYMEKRGVQVRNYFHPVHLQPFYEKTFGKMKGLLPVTEEESGKTLALPFFTRISPDEQKCVVETLREAVEKVG
- the lnt gene encoding apolipoprotein N-acyltransferase; amino-acid sequence: MASFLLSVLSGILTSLSMPGFLSGALIWFSMVPLFFAMERGGIWKKAFLSFFYFFTHVLITFFWVLPTLTENLPLVFGRYPSWLGVVVFFLMGVIEAAPFFGFGFFSHFAPRGTFLRPLYLASIYTIFEYIRGIGELGFTGGRISDALFRHLGLIQVISITGTLGLVFLIVFLNALFYELLKRRKTSVIFTVITFLYIFNATIVHLLPLPESGTFEIVALQPSISPSLKYSTSSREMLKLLEEMLKGREGQVVITPEAFFLEDVRYSPVSSNLREISKKNTIIIGFPAGEKNSVFLLENGTFKRVYSKVKLFPFVETLPYPKVFGIFSFLRGLSYYEPGEEFSVFSVNGSPTFSIGICFESYFPEVSRKFVKNGSEFLVTVTNDGWFHYRVALLNHFVQGVFRAVETRRQFLQVANTGITGLIDEYGRILRVLPMEKKSLGLFRVKPRKEETFYVRFGDWFFYLSILLGGLTWILAKL
- the queA gene encoding tRNA preQ1(34) S-adenosylmethionine ribosyltransferase-isomerase QueA; the encoded protein is MKVSEFDYELPSELIAQEPAEPRDSSRLMVLYRETKRIVHRIFREIVEYLEPGDLLVLNVSRVIPARLYARKKTGARIEILLLDRLKEGVWRCLVKPGQKVKKGTELLVDEELSATCLERGEDGTRILEFQPKNDRFILEKGKPPLPPYIKKEVPLDRYQTVYAREDGSVAAPTAGLHFTQELIERLKEKGVEFAEVVLHVGIGTFRPVKVEEVEKHRMHEEYYRVPKETVKKIRETKKRGKKVVAVGTTTVRTLETIARLPEQEEYAGKTDLFIYPPFEFRMVDALITNFHLPRSTLLMLVAAFAGKDFIMEAYREAVRKRYRFFSFGDAMLIL
- the ruvC gene encoding crossover junction endodeoxyribonuclease RuvC, which gives rise to MRILGVDPGYGIVGIGVIEISGNRISHVFHGVIETSKDLPRGKRLKQIYEEFVRILDTFSPDECALEKLFFVKNVTTAIGVGEARGVIFLALEEKNVPVFEYAPNEVKISLTGYGKASKKQIQENVKRFLGLSKLPQPDDAADALAIAWCHALQSRMRRVTHGKD
- a CDS encoding PolC-type DNA polymerase III, producing MGKIENLRWKNISLKSLEIDPDSGVVTISVENYSDEIEELARSLERETKFRVVVNGRHRGTTWDLKEKILSILNGNVPYIKDVAFEGNRLILKVLGDFARERIAAKLRSMKKGLDEILPTGTQIMLEVVEPSEDFLKKNPLQTESAKNEKEPEGEEVKVESKNHVFGQKPRKIVFTPSKVFEYNKKTSIKGKVFKMEKVDGRKTVLLLYLTDGEDSLICKAFSGIEEIEKNVAIGDVVVATGDLFQENGEPVLYVRGLTKLPEEKRMDNAPVKRVELHAHTKFSDLDAIMDVEEYINRAKEWGFPAVAITDHGNVQAIPYFYDAAKKVGIKPIFGIEAYLVSDVEPILRNFSGSATFEDVTFVVLDFETTGLDLQVDEIVEIGAVKIKEGRIVDEYHTLIKPSKALSGKSSEITGITQEMLEGERSIEEILPEFLEFLEDSILVAHNANFDYRFLRLWIKKVLKKDWEKPYVDTLALAKSLLRLKSYSLDSVVKKLGLGPFRHHRALDDARVTAQVFLRFVEMMKKIGITELSDMEKLKGSVDFTAQKPYHCTILVQNKTGLRNLYKLVSDSYTKYFHSVPRILKSELIEKREGLIVGSACVSGELARAALEGASDSELEEIAKFYDYIEIMPLDVIEEDEEDVDRERLKEVYRKLHRIARRLNKPVVMTGDVHFLDPEDAKGRSALLAPQNRNFGKQPALYLRTTDEMFEKAMEIFEDEEIAREVVIENPNKIAEMIEEIQPLEKQLHPPVIENADEIVRNLTMERAHKLYGNPLPDIVKKRIERELDAIINHGYAVLYLIAKELVQKSLSDGYVVGSRGSVGSSLVAHLLGITEVNPLPPHYRCPKCKYFEIVENDRYGAGYDLPSKNCPRCGTSLKKDGHDIPFETFMGFEGDKVPDIDLNFSGEYQERAHQFVEELFGKDHVYRAGTINTIAEKSAVGYVKSYEEKTGKKLRRAEMERLVSMITGVKRTTGQHPGGLMIIPKDREVYDFTPIQYPANDKEAGVFTTHFAYETIHDDLVKIDALGHDDPTFIKMLRDLTGIDPMTVPMDDPDTLAIFSSVKPLGVDPTELGSDVGTYGIPEFGTEFVRGMLVETRPKSFAELVRISGLSHGTDVWLNNARDWINLGYARLSEVISCRDDIMNFLIHRGMEPSLAFRIMESVRKGKGITEEMEKEMRKLRAPEWFIESCKKIKYLFPKAHAVAYVSMAFRIAYFKVHYPLQFYAAYFTIKGDQFDPTLILKGKEAIKRRLRELKMMTGKDAQKKNEESVLEVALEMILRGFSFLPPDIFKSDAKQFLIEGSALRIPFNKLPGLGNSVAESIVRAREEKPFTSIEDLVRRTKVNKNHVELMKSLGVLRDLPETEQFTLF